A genomic region of Paroedura picta isolate Pp20150507F chromosome 4, Ppicta_v3.0, whole genome shotgun sequence contains the following coding sequences:
- the TFAP2C gene encoding transcription factor AP-2 gamma isoform X2, with protein sequence MALLGRLDWPDRHDGNSNGNPRLPHLSAVSQHLYSPAPPLSHSGTSDFQPPYFPPPYQPLPYSQSSDPYAHLGDPFSINSLHQPPPPPPSQQQTSWPNRQTSQDPSSLSHHVRPGLVPHLPALESGSAGARRETYRRSELLLPHGHGLDASSLAENLGLHDMTQQMEEVQNVEDQHLLMHDQTVIRKGPISLTKNNALGLPCQKDGLIGVVINPNEVFCSVPGRLSLLSSTSKYKVTVAEVQRRLSPPECLNASLLGGVLRRAKSKNGGRSLREKLDKIGLNLPAGRRKAANVTLLTSLVEGEAVHLARDFGYVCETEFPSKAVAEYLTRPHLGRNEMSSRKSMLLAAKQICKEFTDLLTQDRTPLGNARPSPILDPGIQGCLTHFSLITHGFGSAAICAAMTSVQNYLNEALKIADKTYMNAGDQSPAETNKSIEKMDKHRNCCYPFIVGPGTRR encoded by the exons GACCGCCACGATGGGAACAGCAATGGAAACCCCAGGCTACCCCACCTCTCTGCGGTCAGCCAGCACTTGTACAGCCCAGCTCCCCCACTGTCTCACTCGGGGACCTCTGATTTCCAGCCCCCTTACTTTCCTCCCCCCTACCAGCCTCTGCCTTATTCTCAGTCCAGCGACCCTTACGCGCACCTTGGCGATCCTTTCTCCATCAACTCACTCCAccagccgccgcctcctcctcccagccAGCAGCAGACCAGCTGGCCCAACCGTCAGACCAGCCAGGACCCCTCCAGCCTGTCCCACCACGTACGGCCCGGCCTGGTCCCTCATCTCCCGGCTCTGGAAAGCGGCTCTGCTGGGGCGAGGAGGGAAACGTACAGGCGATCGGAGCTGCTCTTGCCTCACGGCCACGGCCTCGATGCCTCCAGCCTGGCAGAAAACCTCGGCCTGCACGATATGACCCAACAGATGGAAGAGGTCCAG AATGTGGAAGATCAACATTTATTAATGCATGACCAGACAGTCATTAGAAAAG GTCCCATTTCATTAACAAAAAACAATGCGTTAGGTCTCCCTTGCCAGAAGGACGGCCTCATCGGAGTGGTGATCAACCCCAACGAGGTGTTCTGTTCAGTCCCCGGGCGGCTTTCTCTCCTGAGCTCCACGTCGAAATACAAAGTGACGGTAGCTGAAGTTCAGAGGCGGCTCTCCCCCCCGGAATGTCTTAATGCCTCCCTGCTTGGAGGAGTTCTCAGAAG AGCCAAATCCAAAAACGGGGGCCGCTCGCTAAGGGAGAAGCTGGACAAAATTGGCTTGAATCTTCCCGCTGGCAGGAGGAAAGCTGCGAACGTGACGTTGCTGACTTCGTTGGTGGAAG GTGAGGCTGTGCACCTGGCCCGTGACTTCGGCTACGTGTGCGAGACGGAATTCCCTTCGAAAGCGGTGGCCGAATACTTGACCCGGCCACATCTGGGGCGCAATGAGATGTCAAGCAGGAAAAGCATGCTGCTCGCAGCCAA ACAGATTTGCAAAGAATTCACCGACCTCCTCACTCAGGACAGAACCCCTCTTGGGAACGCGAGGCCGAGCCCAATCTTGGACCCTGGCATCCAGGGATGCCTGACTCACTTCAGCCTCATCACGCACGGCTTTGGGAGCGCCGCCATCTGCGCCGCCATGACGTCCGTCCAGAACTACCTGAACGAAGCGCTCAAAATTGCAGACAAAACGTACATGAACGCGGGGGACCAGAGTCCCGCGGAAACCAACAAAAGCATCGAGAAGATGGATAAGCATCGGAA CTGCTGTTATCCATTCATTGTGGGACCAGGTACCAGAAGGTAA
- the TFAP2C gene encoding transcription factor AP-2 gamma isoform X1, giving the protein MLWKLADNVKYEEDCEDRHDGNSNGNPRLPHLSAVSQHLYSPAPPLSHSGTSDFQPPYFPPPYQPLPYSQSSDPYAHLGDPFSINSLHQPPPPPPSQQQTSWPNRQTSQDPSSLSHHVRPGLVPHLPALESGSAGARRETYRRSELLLPHGHGLDASSLAENLGLHDMTQQMEEVQNVEDQHLLMHDQTVIRKGPISLTKNNALGLPCQKDGLIGVVINPNEVFCSVPGRLSLLSSTSKYKVTVAEVQRRLSPPECLNASLLGGVLRRAKSKNGGRSLREKLDKIGLNLPAGRRKAANVTLLTSLVEGEAVHLARDFGYVCETEFPSKAVAEYLTRPHLGRNEMSSRKSMLLAAKQICKEFTDLLTQDRTPLGNARPSPILDPGIQGCLTHFSLITHGFGSAAICAAMTSVQNYLNEALKIADKTYMNAGDQSPAETNKSIEKMDKHRNCCYPFIVGPGTRR; this is encoded by the exons ATGTTGTGGAAACTAGCGGACAATGTCAAGTACGAAGAGGACTGCGAG GACCGCCACGATGGGAACAGCAATGGAAACCCCAGGCTACCCCACCTCTCTGCGGTCAGCCAGCACTTGTACAGCCCAGCTCCCCCACTGTCTCACTCGGGGACCTCTGATTTCCAGCCCCCTTACTTTCCTCCCCCCTACCAGCCTCTGCCTTATTCTCAGTCCAGCGACCCTTACGCGCACCTTGGCGATCCTTTCTCCATCAACTCACTCCAccagccgccgcctcctcctcccagccAGCAGCAGACCAGCTGGCCCAACCGTCAGACCAGCCAGGACCCCTCCAGCCTGTCCCACCACGTACGGCCCGGCCTGGTCCCTCATCTCCCGGCTCTGGAAAGCGGCTCTGCTGGGGCGAGGAGGGAAACGTACAGGCGATCGGAGCTGCTCTTGCCTCACGGCCACGGCCTCGATGCCTCCAGCCTGGCAGAAAACCTCGGCCTGCACGATATGACCCAACAGATGGAAGAGGTCCAG AATGTGGAAGATCAACATTTATTAATGCATGACCAGACAGTCATTAGAAAAG GTCCCATTTCATTAACAAAAAACAATGCGTTAGGTCTCCCTTGCCAGAAGGACGGCCTCATCGGAGTGGTGATCAACCCCAACGAGGTGTTCTGTTCAGTCCCCGGGCGGCTTTCTCTCCTGAGCTCCACGTCGAAATACAAAGTGACGGTAGCTGAAGTTCAGAGGCGGCTCTCCCCCCCGGAATGTCTTAATGCCTCCCTGCTTGGAGGAGTTCTCAGAAG AGCCAAATCCAAAAACGGGGGCCGCTCGCTAAGGGAGAAGCTGGACAAAATTGGCTTGAATCTTCCCGCTGGCAGGAGGAAAGCTGCGAACGTGACGTTGCTGACTTCGTTGGTGGAAG GTGAGGCTGTGCACCTGGCCCGTGACTTCGGCTACGTGTGCGAGACGGAATTCCCTTCGAAAGCGGTGGCCGAATACTTGACCCGGCCACATCTGGGGCGCAATGAGATGTCAAGCAGGAAAAGCATGCTGCTCGCAGCCAA ACAGATTTGCAAAGAATTCACCGACCTCCTCACTCAGGACAGAACCCCTCTTGGGAACGCGAGGCCGAGCCCAATCTTGGACCCTGGCATCCAGGGATGCCTGACTCACTTCAGCCTCATCACGCACGGCTTTGGGAGCGCCGCCATCTGCGCCGCCATGACGTCCGTCCAGAACTACCTGAACGAAGCGCTCAAAATTGCAGACAAAACGTACATGAACGCGGGGGACCAGAGTCCCGCGGAAACCAACAAAAGCATCGAGAAGATGGATAAGCATCGGAA CTGCTGTTATCCATTCATTGTGGGACCAGGTACCAGAAGGTAA
- the TFAP2C gene encoding transcription factor AP-2 gamma isoform X3 — protein MLWKLADNVKYEEDCEDRHDGNSNGNPRLPHLSAVSQHLYSPAPPLSHSGTSDFQPPYFPPPYQPLPYSQSSDPYAHLGDPFSINSLHQPPPPPPSQQQTSWPNRQTSQDPSSLSHHVRPGLVPHLPALESGSAGARRETYRRSELLLPHGHGLDASSLAENLGLHDMTQQMEEVQNVEDQHLLMHDQTVIRKGLPCQKDGLIGVVINPNEVFCSVPGRLSLLSSTSKYKVTVAEVQRRLSPPECLNASLLGGVLRRAKSKNGGRSLREKLDKIGLNLPAGRRKAANVTLLTSLVEGEAVHLARDFGYVCETEFPSKAVAEYLTRPHLGRNEMSSRKSMLLAAKQICKEFTDLLTQDRTPLGNARPSPILDPGIQGCLTHFSLITHGFGSAAICAAMTSVQNYLNEALKIADKTYMNAGDQSPAETNKSIEKMDKHRNCCYPFIVGPGTRR, from the exons ATGTTGTGGAAACTAGCGGACAATGTCAAGTACGAAGAGGACTGCGAG GACCGCCACGATGGGAACAGCAATGGAAACCCCAGGCTACCCCACCTCTCTGCGGTCAGCCAGCACTTGTACAGCCCAGCTCCCCCACTGTCTCACTCGGGGACCTCTGATTTCCAGCCCCCTTACTTTCCTCCCCCCTACCAGCCTCTGCCTTATTCTCAGTCCAGCGACCCTTACGCGCACCTTGGCGATCCTTTCTCCATCAACTCACTCCAccagccgccgcctcctcctcccagccAGCAGCAGACCAGCTGGCCCAACCGTCAGACCAGCCAGGACCCCTCCAGCCTGTCCCACCACGTACGGCCCGGCCTGGTCCCTCATCTCCCGGCTCTGGAAAGCGGCTCTGCTGGGGCGAGGAGGGAAACGTACAGGCGATCGGAGCTGCTCTTGCCTCACGGCCACGGCCTCGATGCCTCCAGCCTGGCAGAAAACCTCGGCCTGCACGATATGACCCAACAGATGGAAGAGGTCCAG AATGTGGAAGATCAACATTTATTAATGCATGACCAGACAGTCATTAGAAAAG GTCTCCCTTGCCAGAAGGACGGCCTCATCGGAGTGGTGATCAACCCCAACGAGGTGTTCTGTTCAGTCCCCGGGCGGCTTTCTCTCCTGAGCTCCACGTCGAAATACAAAGTGACGGTAGCTGAAGTTCAGAGGCGGCTCTCCCCCCCGGAATGTCTTAATGCCTCCCTGCTTGGAGGAGTTCTCAGAAG AGCCAAATCCAAAAACGGGGGCCGCTCGCTAAGGGAGAAGCTGGACAAAATTGGCTTGAATCTTCCCGCTGGCAGGAGGAAAGCTGCGAACGTGACGTTGCTGACTTCGTTGGTGGAAG GTGAGGCTGTGCACCTGGCCCGTGACTTCGGCTACGTGTGCGAGACGGAATTCCCTTCGAAAGCGGTGGCCGAATACTTGACCCGGCCACATCTGGGGCGCAATGAGATGTCAAGCAGGAAAAGCATGCTGCTCGCAGCCAA ACAGATTTGCAAAGAATTCACCGACCTCCTCACTCAGGACAGAACCCCTCTTGGGAACGCGAGGCCGAGCCCAATCTTGGACCCTGGCATCCAGGGATGCCTGACTCACTTCAGCCTCATCACGCACGGCTTTGGGAGCGCCGCCATCTGCGCCGCCATGACGTCCGTCCAGAACTACCTGAACGAAGCGCTCAAAATTGCAGACAAAACGTACATGAACGCGGGGGACCAGAGTCCCGCGGAAACCAACAAAAGCATCGAGAAGATGGATAAGCATCGGAA CTGCTGTTATCCATTCATTGTGGGACCAGGTACCAGAAGGTAA